A section of the Malus sylvestris chromosome 17, drMalSylv7.2, whole genome shotgun sequence genome encodes:
- the LOC126612102 gene encoding cyclic dof factor 3-like isoform X2 — protein sequence MSEAAKDPAINLFGKTISVLSSGSDSVRVTGAPESDPSSGTVAEETVDQDRAASSSSNSSPEVNAHRDREEKEVNDNKDTLGEKPIQTKRENGIPTLSSEELTNPDAASRIGVNRESPIEKENATLKTERTEEEQSETSNSQDKTLKKPDKILPCPRCNSMDTKFCYYNNYNVNQPRHFCKNCQRYWTAGGTMRNVPVGAGRRKNKNSASHYRHITVSEAVPNAQADVLNGVHHPSVQPNGTVLTFCRDTPLCESMASVLHMADKNIQNCTRNGFQKPEGLRTPASNGGGVIGDDHLTGSTVTDSNSKDNACKFGSQEQVMHNFQGFPPQIPCFPGAPWPYPWTSPIPPPAFCPPGYPMSFYPAAAYWGCAVQGAWNIPWLPPPLSSNNSASSSGPNSPTLGKHSREENTVKQNSSEEEVPPREKSAERNLWIPKTLRIDDPGEAAKSSIWATLGIKHDKADSVSSGGLFKAFQSKGDQKNHLSDASQVLHANPAALSRSLNFQETS from the exons ATGTCGGAGGCAGCAAAGGACCCAGCGATCAATCTTTTCGGGAAGACGATTTCGGTGCTGAGCTCCGGCAGCGACTCGGTCAGAGTTACCGGAGCTCCGGAATCCGATCCGTCGTCCGGGACTGTGGCGGAAGAGACTGTCGATCAGGACCGCgccgcctcctcctcctccaactCTTCGCCCGAAGTCAATGCCCACAGAGACCGGGAAGAGAAAGAGGTCAATGACAACAAG GACACATTGGGGGAAAAACCAATTCAAACGAAACGGGAAAATGGAATCCCAACATTATCTTCGGAAGAGTTAACAAATCCAGATGCGGCATCCAGAATAGGTGTAAACCGTGAATCACCTATTGAGAAGGAGAATGCCACACTAAAGACTGAGAGGACTGAAGAGGAACAGAGTGAGACAAGTAATTCGCAGGATAAGACCCTGAAGAAACCAGATAAAATACTTCCATGCCCCCGCTGTAATAGTATGGACACCAAGTTTTGTTACTACAACAATTACAATGTCAACCAACCCCGGCACTTCTGCAAGAACTGCCAGAGATACTGGACAGCTGGTGGGACAATGAGGAATGTGCCTGTGGGTGCCGGTCGTCGGAAGAATAAGAATTCTGCTTCTCACTATCGTCACATAACTGTCTCCGAAGCTGTGCCGAATGCTCAAGCTGATGTTCTCAATGGAGTTCACCACCCTTCAGTACAACCAAATGGTACTGTCCTAACATTTTGCAGGGATACGCCCCTCTGCGAATCAATGGCTTCTGTCCTTCATATGGCCGATAAAAATATACAGAACTGTACGCGTAATGGATTTCAGAAACCTGAAGGATTGAGGACTCCAGCTTCTAATGGAGGTGGAGTAATTGGAGATGATCATTTGACTGGATCAACAGTGACAGATTCAAATTCAAAGGACAATGCGTGCAAATTTGGATCACAAGAGCAAGTAATGCATAATTTTCAGGGCTTCCCACCTCAAATACCATGCTTTCCCGGGGCTCCTTGGCCTTACCCTTGGACCTCTCCCATCCCACCACCTGCTTTCTGCCCTCCAGGTTATCCTATGTCCTTCTACCCTGCTGCAGCTTATTGGGGTTGTGCTGTGCAAGGTGCTTGGAATATCCCTTGGCTTCCTCCTCCATTGTCTTCAAACAACAGTGCTTCAAGTTCTGGTCCCAACTCTCCCACCTTGGGGAAACATTCGAGAGAAGAGAACACTGTGAAACAAAATAGCTCTGAGGAAGAAGTGCCACCAAGAGAAAAGAGTGCTGAGAGAAATCTTTGGATTCCAAAAACTTTGAGGATTGATGACCCGGGTGAAGCTGCAAAAAGCTCTATATGGGCAACATTGGGGATTAAGCATGATAAGGCTGATTCAGTTAGCAGCGGGGGACTCTTCAAGGCCTTCCAGTCAAAGGGTGATCAAAAGAATCACCTCTCTGATGCCTCTCAGGTCTTACATGCCAATCCAGCGGCATTGTCTAGATCACTCAATTTCCAGGAGACCTCATAA
- the LOC126612102 gene encoding cyclic dof factor 1-like isoform X1 yields the protein MSEAAKDPAINLFGKTISVLSSGSDSVRVTGAPESDPSSGTVAEETVDQDRAASSSSNSSPEVNAHRDREEKEVNDNKVKEAIVSKRKRGFISYVEDTLGEKPIQTKRENGIPTLSSEELTNPDAASRIGVNRESPIEKENATLKTERTEEEQSETSNSQDKTLKKPDKILPCPRCNSMDTKFCYYNNYNVNQPRHFCKNCQRYWTAGGTMRNVPVGAGRRKNKNSASHYRHITVSEAVPNAQADVLNGVHHPSVQPNGTVLTFCRDTPLCESMASVLHMADKNIQNCTRNGFQKPEGLRTPASNGGGVIGDDHLTGSTVTDSNSKDNACKFGSQEQVMHNFQGFPPQIPCFPGAPWPYPWTSPIPPPAFCPPGYPMSFYPAAAYWGCAVQGAWNIPWLPPPLSSNNSASSSGPNSPTLGKHSREENTVKQNSSEEEVPPREKSAERNLWIPKTLRIDDPGEAAKSSIWATLGIKHDKADSVSSGGLFKAFQSKGDQKNHLSDASQVLHANPAALSRSLNFQETS from the exons ATGTCGGAGGCAGCAAAGGACCCAGCGATCAATCTTTTCGGGAAGACGATTTCGGTGCTGAGCTCCGGCAGCGACTCGGTCAGAGTTACCGGAGCTCCGGAATCCGATCCGTCGTCCGGGACTGTGGCGGAAGAGACTGTCGATCAGGACCGCgccgcctcctcctcctccaactCTTCGCCCGAAGTCAATGCCCACAGAGACCGGGAAGAGAAAGAGGTCAATGACAACAAG GTGAAGGAGGCTATTGTGTCAAAAAGAAAGAGGGGTTTCATATCTTATGTAGAG GACACATTGGGGGAAAAACCAATTCAAACGAAACGGGAAAATGGAATCCCAACATTATCTTCGGAAGAGTTAACAAATCCAGATGCGGCATCCAGAATAGGTGTAAACCGTGAATCACCTATTGAGAAGGAGAATGCCACACTAAAGACTGAGAGGACTGAAGAGGAACAGAGTGAGACAAGTAATTCGCAGGATAAGACCCTGAAGAAACCAGATAAAATACTTCCATGCCCCCGCTGTAATAGTATGGACACCAAGTTTTGTTACTACAACAATTACAATGTCAACCAACCCCGGCACTTCTGCAAGAACTGCCAGAGATACTGGACAGCTGGTGGGACAATGAGGAATGTGCCTGTGGGTGCCGGTCGTCGGAAGAATAAGAATTCTGCTTCTCACTATCGTCACATAACTGTCTCCGAAGCTGTGCCGAATGCTCAAGCTGATGTTCTCAATGGAGTTCACCACCCTTCAGTACAACCAAATGGTACTGTCCTAACATTTTGCAGGGATACGCCCCTCTGCGAATCAATGGCTTCTGTCCTTCATATGGCCGATAAAAATATACAGAACTGTACGCGTAATGGATTTCAGAAACCTGAAGGATTGAGGACTCCAGCTTCTAATGGAGGTGGAGTAATTGGAGATGATCATTTGACTGGATCAACAGTGACAGATTCAAATTCAAAGGACAATGCGTGCAAATTTGGATCACAAGAGCAAGTAATGCATAATTTTCAGGGCTTCCCACCTCAAATACCATGCTTTCCCGGGGCTCCTTGGCCTTACCCTTGGACCTCTCCCATCCCACCACCTGCTTTCTGCCCTCCAGGTTATCCTATGTCCTTCTACCCTGCTGCAGCTTATTGGGGTTGTGCTGTGCAAGGTGCTTGGAATATCCCTTGGCTTCCTCCTCCATTGTCTTCAAACAACAGTGCTTCAAGTTCTGGTCCCAACTCTCCCACCTTGGGGAAACATTCGAGAGAAGAGAACACTGTGAAACAAAATAGCTCTGAGGAAGAAGTGCCACCAAGAGAAAAGAGTGCTGAGAGAAATCTTTGGATTCCAAAAACTTTGAGGATTGATGACCCGGGTGAAGCTGCAAAAAGCTCTATATGGGCAACATTGGGGATTAAGCATGATAAGGCTGATTCAGTTAGCAGCGGGGGACTCTTCAAGGCCTTCCAGTCAAAGGGTGATCAAAAGAATCACCTCTCTGATGCCTCTCAGGTCTTACATGCCAATCCAGCGGCATTGTCTAGATCACTCAATTTCCAGGAGACCTCATAA
- the LOC126612249 gene encoding uncharacterized protein At5g19025-like, giving the protein MVYFHSSISVCNSVDQPNAPMADSMSLTDPSAKSKQTNHVQGRRKIPNSPNCSKTPSCDRSRSALIDVVLFIAVVCAFGYLLLPYVKFVSVKTIEIVRIIMYVLREEVSNAPLVYGCMGLSLCCAALAAWALLACTSRKCGNPNCKGLRKAAEFDIQLETEDCVKNSASVAKDGVKKGLFELPRDHHRELEAELKKMAPPNGRAVLLFRARCGCSVGRLEVPGPKKLKKIKK; this is encoded by the coding sequence atggtataTTTCCATAGCTCAATCTCGGTCTGCAACTCCGTTGACCAACCAAACGCTCCCATGGCGGATTCAATGAGTTTAACCGACCCAAGTGCCAAATCTAAGCAAACCAACCATGttcaaggaagaagaaagataccCAATTCCCCCAATTGCTCAAAGACTCCTTCTTGCGATCGATCTCGATCGGCTTTGATCGATGTCGTGTTATTCATTGCGGTGGTTTGCGCTTTTGGATATTTGCTACTGCCGTATGTGAAGTTTGTATCTGTTAAGACAATTGAAATTGTGCGAATAATCATGTATGTGCTGAGGGAGGAGGTTTCGAATGCTCCGTTGGTGTACGGATGCATGGGACTTAGCCTCTGCTGTGCGGCATTGGCCGCTTGGGCTCTGCTGGCCTGCACCAGCAGGAAATGTGGGAATCCCAATTGCAAGGGCCTCCGAAAGGCTGCTGAATTCGACATTCAGCTGGAGACGGAGGACTGTGTGAAGAATTCGGCTTCGGTGGCTAAGGACGGAGTGAAGAAGGGCCTTTTTGAATTGCCCCGCGATCACCACCGCGAATTGGAGGCCGAGCTTAAGAAGATGGCGCCACCTAATGGGAGAGCAGTGCTTTTGTTTCGGGCTAGGTGCGGGTGTTCTGTTGGTAGATTGGAAGTTCCGGGACCGAAGAAGCTTAAAAAGATCAAGAAGTAG